The Nicotiana tomentosiformis chromosome 2, ASM39032v3, whole genome shotgun sequence genome includes the window TTTGTGTCTCACATACAAATGCTGGACAGCATTGAAGCTTTTCATCAAATAGTATGGCTTCTCCTCTGTATCTAGGGTTGTAATACCTTGGATGTTGCAAGAAAGGAACACCCTTCCACCAAAGCTTGAGAGCCTATGAATGTACATAGTGAAAAGGAAAAAGGTAATGAAAGTCATTCTGAGAAACACGATTTAGCAGAGATTACTTCTGATTTGTGCATCAAACATGCAGTGAGACAATTAAATGCTCTAAGAAAAAGTTAAATTATGTAGGCTAAAGCAACTCAAGTTTTACAGGATCTTCTAATTAATTAGGAGCAGAAAAACCTAACATGAAACAGAAAATTTAGATTTAGGAGTAAAAAGAACAGACAACATGACAACTAGATTCAACAAAGAAACCCCTGCCCATTGAACTAGGTGCTAATTGAAACTGTCGCAAGATATTCAGAGTATAATATCCTGACTAAACCTAATATCAAGTATAATGGAAAAGTGAGTCCATTCGCATTTCCTTCCAGTGAAAAGGGCTACCTGCCAATATATCCATAGTGCAACCTTGTGAGGCATTAGCCAGAAGAATAAAGCAATATCAGTATGTGTGGAGGAAGATACTCTTTTGGCCATCAATGAAGCTGAGAAATAGTCACCATGTTTCGGGTGATTTACTGAAATTGTAACAAACAGATTATTGCCAGGGGTATTTGTTTTCATGGTCCAGTTACCTAGCATATCCTGCAATCAATTATCCAAAactagtaatgaataaaagctaTTATACATGATGAAGATAAAGAGTCTACATGTACGAAAAGCCAAACTATTAAACCAGAAAATTAATGTTATCAAAACTGAGCTTTTCAAATCAGAAGAGTGCCTAGATACCAGGAATAGGTAGTAGGTAAATTTCAGGATAGTAGCCAGGCCATGTACAAAAGGTTAACAGGTTGCTCAACCTAGGCAGATCAGTACATTTGTATTCGACACCTTGTCACATAGTGATCTGTCTCATTTTTAGTACTCCGTCCTAACTTAAAAGTCAACCTTTCCTTTTTGGGCTGCCTCAAAGCAATGTTCCTTTTCAACCTTATGATACTAATAAAAATCCCAAGACAATGTCCACTTCTCTCGAAAGGAAGGGTGAGACCCTTCATTTGGATTGGAAGGGAAATTCTTGAAAGGAAAATACAAGGAGGAGTTGGTGGTAGTTGGACAGGATACCATGAACCCTTTCTATCCCTTAACTTGGACTTTTGTTGATAAAGAAATCAATAAAACACGAAATTGATTGTTGGTTGTGCTTCAGAGGTCATTAGATCTCAAGAATGGTTAATGGCTTACATTTATCTCTGATAAACAAAAGTATGCAAACGCAAGACTTGCCACCAAAAATTATGCAAATGCCTAAAAAGTCTTGGACTCAATAACAAGCAATATAGCAAACTGATGTATGCATTTCTAAACTATTTCAACCTTTAGGCAACATTACGTTTGAGGTTTGTATAACTTAAAAGCATAATCTTGAAGGAGAAAGTAGCATAAAACAGCAGGCTAAAGATGGAATAGAGAAATGAGCTCTGTGAACCATATGAGTTAACAAATGAAGAGCATATTATTTGTGTTATATATCACCATTGAAGGTTAGGAAATTCAAAGTAAGCAAGAAATAAGATGCCAATGCCAAATAGTGATCCCTAAAGATGGCTTACCATGAAGGGACTAACGTGAAGGGCTTTGGCAACTACATCTGAATTTGGATTGAACAAAAATGATACTCTTTCACCCCATGGGGTGTTAGTCACCTGAAAAAGAATTCAGTTAGCAAATAGACAGAATCTTGATTTATAACTAACTGTTTCATCTAAGATTAAAGAAATTTTCCGTGCAGCTGGTGGACATTAGCAGTAAAGTAGAACAGATTTGGGTACAATAAATCTTCCTTTTGAGTCGCTCTGGGTAAAAAGTGTGAGGAGCCTCTTACGCAAACAAACTTGGATTGCTGACAATAGCTTATGGATAGACATGATCACTAACTTTTTGTCCAGAACTAAGACCTAAGTAAGACCTAAATCTTTGGTTATGTACCAATTAGAATGACTCACCTCAGCAATGCATTTCGCCAAACTCTGCGAGGAGCCTTCAATATCATAGCAATAGTACAAACTCAACGGGTTTTGCACATATCCCACACTAGGTGGTATTGTCAACAAGAGACTGCCTTAACAAGACGAGTAATCAGTCCATCAAATTGAAAACACTAGAATATTATACTTGTTTACATCATCAGAAATCAGACTTGGCGTGCACAATCGATACTTTGTTTATGCCAAGGCTCAATATGCCTTAGTATCTCAACAAGATACCAATAGATGAACTTCATATATATTGATTTTGAAAATAAATCCTTATACAAGAAGCAATTAACAATGGAGAACACATGGTAATTCCAAATTATGGAAGACTATGCCAAACAACGTACATAAGAGATTCCCATTAGAACTGGAAGCAAAATACATCCAGCCTCAATCTTCCTCAAAAATGGCATACTTCCCATTTTTGTCTGTCATAATTACTTTGTTTAGaaacaattcaactttaaacttctGATTTTACTCTTAATGAGATATTCATACACACACAAATGTCAATGACTTGTTttatattactccctccgttccagtttatgtaaacctatttcctttttggtccgttccaaaaagaatgactcctttctaaatttggaaacaatttagcttaaactttcaattctacccttaatgaaaaaattttataaccacacaaatactttgCATCCCTTTCTGACAtgtttaggatcacaaattccaaaagtacttattttttcttaaatttcgtgctcagtcaaacaggttcacctAAAATGGAACGGAGAGAGTATAAGTTTTAACCGTCCTTTCTTTAGTAAACTATGTGTCAGTCAAGCAACGCACATAAATTGAGACGGGGGCAGTACCAATTATTTGCACTTCAGAAGTTAAACTGTATCATGAAACAAAGTATATACTGCCCCTAGTAAGTCAGAGTAATTGTAATTCACTAATTTTCAAAAGgagtaagtattttcttattaaCTTAGAGTATTTcattatttcatttttcttttgtcCATCCCAGAAAAAAAAATGACAGTTCtaatagtagtagaaattaacTATTTTGTTTGTCTTTTGCTGTTTACATGAATATGTTGTTAGATAGAAATATTGTTTTGCCATTTTGTTCATATTTTGTCATTAGTTCTCTGTAACTATACCAACCAAATTGTAACAGCCGCAGgactagaaaaaaaaaattaaagatgagCAATACTAAAAGAGCAGAAAAAATAGCAACGCTTACACGGGGCCGTTGGTGGCAGAAATGGAGCGAGCTTCGTGAGCTGAGAGATGGTCAGGTGGATTATTAGGCGCATGGTCAAGGTCAATGAGTGCGTAGCGCACCGGGTACCGGAAGGAATGGTGAACGGGACGACGGCGTTCGTGCCAGACAGTGCCTTCGTAGAGAGAAACAGAGTCTGCTCCAGCGTCAAAACGGATGCCAAAGTGGCGGAGGAGAAGGCGGAAAGGGAGGAGAAGGGAGAGGAAGAAACAAGTGATGGAAGTTGAAAGTAGGGAGCAGAGAAGATAGAGTAGTTCCATATCTCTCTGTCTCTTTGCCTTGGGAATCTTGTGACGTTTAATTTGAACGGTTGGTTTTGTAGTCAATGGACGGACCAAATTGTTCGAAAACAATGATTGAGTAGATTATGTTTTTGCCAAATACACCATAACAAGTAAAGTTTTCTCGCTTTTCACTTACACATTCTATCTTAAGTCGGTTCTATTTGAACTCTTCAACCATATCTCATATGTATCATTTAAACACAAAAAACTAACATGGCAAGTTAAGTGTTCCTTACATTTTCCAAGCGCGTGAAATGGTCCAAAAAATAAACTCCTCATCTTTTTTTCCGAAAAATAAATAGTTTTTACGGAAAATACTTTCCGCCAAATGTTTCTTTTATGTTTTCATCATTCTATCTCCATCGATGTAATCACCTCCTCCATTCACCCCCTTCTCCTATTCCTCCTAACCTATTGTAGTCCGACGAATGTGGCGGAGAACTTTTCGGCGAGATGAGAGGAGAAAAAATGAATAATGGCAAAAGAAATATGCAACTTGTAAAGGTTACTCATGGTTACAAACGTTTTTGGCCTTTAGAAGAAATTTTCAAGATCTGCAACTCATTAAGattattgtttacccgaaaaatcggataacgttaaatttagatatggttctaagggtatgcaaattccTTTTGATACAAAAATGACAATAGAGGTATTTTAGCTATAAAACGGGAATAATGAACAGGGAGACTGAATGAGTAAAACAAAACAAGCACAATAAAATCTCAATGTATCTTGGGAGGATCCCcgtctattgcagtctatctctCTTTTTATAGTAGAAGGTCCATGCTTTGTCTACAAcgacataataaaataatacatatagtggaggacccatgatggtttgtctcttccttgattctcgccaagattctctccctcggtgcgATTGTAACGGTTCTTGTCTGCGAGCTTAGCATTGGCTCGAGCTCGTTGTTAGAtcgaacccccagtcttggttcgagctcgattctgccttgggacatcgatattcggggcctgtgtcgatcggtgttgccccgtagtccgattcggacacgggctcgataatgatatcgagttttgccgttgattggtcttatagctcgaagctcgacgcccCTACTTCGAaattcgtccgagcttgtcacgtggatacccttcgattgaaatgtcattgtctcgaccggtctttatgactgagaatcggtttttACCGTACagagatagtcccctcgtttctcggaaaggatgtggcgaggaacgatatgatttccctgcggctcgatcaaatttatgctgacgtttctatcgaacccgatcttgacgtacgtgatagctgtcctaTCGGCTCAGTTTTACCgaagcatttaatgtgtgtcagacggtggtcggccaccgctgataccgaaCCGTCATGCCTTAGTCTATAAACAGTCTTTCCATACAACCTTTTCCACTTTacgccttctcttcttccaaattttcttatTTATCCTCTCTATTTCGCTGCTACAGGGCCGCCCATACCAGAATTTTGGTGATGTCTATTTCTTCACCTTCCTTTGCACTCTTTCCTTTtatatcaatggcgaaaactttcaaaaccgtacctcagaaggagaaagcttcttcctcacggccgtttgatgataaggcgccggtggagccgtccgTTCATGACTATGTTCCTAGCCCGTGCACTTTGAAGATCAattttaaggtggagaacccttcctccgttccgggtcgatgtgaacacgtatcgatgtatacatgctccataacggaggatcacctcgaggccgtcaaagaaactgcaactggggttccgaggtcgtgttgcaaattccatcttcCGATGAGCGTGTCACCACTTACATGGAgggtttttttaagtgtttatacttatcccttcatactgggacccgtcgacccggtgattattgatttctgcaaaaggtatcaagtcacccttggccaaattcatccctctttatGGCGCATAGTGATCTCattgcgcttcttctctatcaaagtcggggggttggatttttctctgaaccacctcatacgactgtatcggccttagatctttcgaggactaatcagacttcatcgtcgggcatcgaaggctttgatatcgagcatcgatgaagataaggatcggggttggatgggtcgttatatttgagtgaggacccgtgatcttattccggaggagaagatgtcgttccctcaagaatggaattttgaccgttAGTGATTCTTGTCCACTTTTCATGTCCTTTttcgattttttctgatgtccttttctgatgttcagctgccccttggatgccacaagcggttcCTGACCTCGAgaattgggttcggaagttagcctcgacctcctcttatgccgagcgcgcttggcgtgatttggcaaaaggcagatgggaggccaagaaccatggtgaggtttgcttcttATTTCCTTCGAAGTATTCGTTGCGTTCTATTTGTTACCGATTTTCTTTTGTGCAGGCATAACCagggatgccgctttgaggccttcgagcggtgaagaaggaaacaagtccccAGTCCCTAAAcaggggaaagataagaagcgaagagcttcctctcggtcagaggaccccaagccaaAAATTCGAAGGGTGAGGAAAAAAgcaattgccctttcgattgatTCGGTCCAACGactaagagaagaagaagaagaagaagaagaagaagaagaagaagatggctcatcggctttggtagtccgatctacggaggccatcgaggttgcTAGAGCTCCCAAGCCGATGGCGGCTGTGCCTGTCAGGGTTGGTTCTGAAGACCTGAGTCTCGACcggagtactccgagtgatttgctcggggctatgacaatgggtcattcaccttctcttccatctttttctgaggaggcgttgaaggaagctcgagagttgaagactccTGATATCGGCGCAGGCTCTGGTGCAGGGGATCCTTTTAGGGATTATTTCACTGGAGTCGACGATGGTTCCTATATCAGTGacgcttctcttttattagaggaggctcagcatttcattactcgggtaatgattctttcatacttggtttctttgttattttccatacttgactcgtgtttcttactgtgcaggccattagtaggtttcgagtcgatcttagctagtgtgaggtcgagctccggaaggtctcaggtgagagagatgccatgcggcttctttgcagccaaaaggacgaggctataaaggatctccgagcggatttggctaaggtccgtgaagaaggggtcgagctcgataagcaggtgagcctcgttctgttaaagtatgggtctgactcaactgtggaagttaacccttcattgtctcagttgcagcaaaagatcgaaaagatcgggttacttcgagaagaagtcgatcaaatccgagctgaatgtaatcggtggaagcagaccctcgaccgcctggcagcggaaaaagaaatatcttaacaaaattattatcgaCCGACGTTCAACTCCGAAGTGTTAAGCAAAAGGAgtcggttcaagctaagaagatcgataagcttgaaacacgacttgctgaggctaaggcggaggttgagtcgtcgaaagtcttggctgataagtccattgctgtatatcgggctgatgttgaggctgctcagatggaggacCGGGAAGCGGCAAAGACCgccgatgctcgagctcattgggttgccgaacttgctaagtgtaggtctcggagagagaccctcaaggagatacacgctcgaggtttcgaccttaccgaagaggtaaaaaaggcaaaagagctcgaagcggaagctgaagccttggcttctgatgatgatgatgatgatggtagcaaaagtgGATCTGAGGACGGGGAAGAGCTCGACCAGAAATCTTAGCTTCTAATTCTTCATGTTTGTAAATTAATCACGTaggcaattttgtatatatatatatatatatatatatatatatatatatatatatatatatataacgaggtcgacttgtttttgttttgtgaagacttttaatcGAATGTTTACCTCATAGTCtctctgatcgatcagatttgtagcccctatgtttgcttgttgagtcgatAATTCAAACTCTGAAGGAACATAATCCGTAGGTGTAATGTAATGGTTGAGTTAACGTAAACTCAGAGTAAAAGTAGCTTATTAgccgtcgagtgaatgttttgaactcgagataatgttgTCCGTAGGtgtagtgg containing:
- the LOC104084599 gene encoding uncharacterized protein, whose amino-acid sequence is MELLYLLCSLLSTSITCFFLSLLLPFRLLLRHFGIRFDAGADSVSLYEGTVWHERRRPVHHSFRYPVRYALIDLDHAPNNPPDHLSAHEARSISATNGPVLLLTIPPSVGYVQNPLSLYYCYDIEGSSQSLAKCIAEVTNTPWGERVSFLFNPNSDVVAKALHVSPFMDMLGNWTMKTNTPGNNLFVTISVNHPKHGDYFSASLMAKRVSSSTHTDIALFFWLMPHKVALWIYWQALKLWWKGVPFLQHPRYYNPRYRGEAILFDEKLQCCPAFVCETQNNQQAEEHCSSPAAHSTSEHHCFTWRDAKWPWC
- the LOC138905956 gene encoding uncharacterized protein, whose amino-acid sequence is MAKTFKTVPQKEKASSSRPFDDKAPVEPSVHDYVPSPCTLKINFKVENPSSVPGRSAPWMPQAVPDLENWVRKLASTSSYAERAWRDLAKGRWEAKNHGITRDAALRPSSGEEGNKSPVPKQGKDKKRRASSRSEDPKPKIRRVRKKAIALSIDSVQRLREEEEEEEEEEEEDGSSALVVRSTEAIEVARAPKPMAAVPVRVGSEDLSLDRSTPSDLLGAMTMGHSPSLPSFSEEALKEARELKTPDIGAGSGAGDPFRDYFTGVDDGSYISDASLLLEEAQHFITRESVQAKKIDKLETRLAEAKAEVESSKVLADKSIAVYRADVEAAQMEDREAAKTADARAHWAKELEAEAEALASDDDDDDGSKSGSEDGEELDQKS